One Ensifer adhaerens genomic region harbors:
- a CDS encoding glycerate kinase has protein sequence MSLTILVAPSGFKESLSAEEAANCIEKGVLRACPSAEVLKVPMVDGGEGFTKALVAITGGSLHELTVTGPLGEPVASHFGFLGGQSERTAVIEMAAAAGLRLVPRDRRNPCLTTSYGVGELIRAALDAGARRILLGCGDSGINDGGAGMAAALGVKLLDRKGKPLAPGGAALASLARIDISGRDPRLAEVRIDAAVNWHNVLLGARGVARVFGPQKGATPEQVELLAAAMETYAAAIETATGIAVGDVAGAGASGGLGAAVMGLLGGALHPRYDIVMRYLDLDSMIARADLVITAEGSLDGQTPFGKVPAEVGHRAKEAGRPVIALAGTIGKGVTLNFEHGIDAFASILKAPCTLDDAINAAPKLLVRAAEDAVRMVRVGMLLNERGLAA, from the coding sequence ATGTCACTTACCATTCTGGTTGCACCGTCCGGTTTCAAGGAAAGCCTGTCGGCGGAAGAAGCTGCCAACTGCATCGAGAAGGGCGTGCTGCGCGCCTGCCCGAGCGCCGAGGTCCTCAAGGTGCCCATGGTCGACGGCGGTGAAGGCTTCACCAAGGCGCTCGTCGCTATCACCGGCGGCAGCCTGCACGAACTGACCGTGACCGGCCCGCTCGGCGAACCCGTCGCCTCGCATTTCGGTTTCCTCGGCGGGCAGTCCGAACGCACGGCCGTCATCGAAATGGCCGCGGCCGCCGGTTTGCGACTGGTCCCGCGCGATCGGCGCAACCCCTGCCTCACCACCAGCTACGGCGTCGGTGAGCTGATCCGGGCGGCCCTCGACGCCGGCGCCCGCCGTATCCTGCTTGGCTGCGGCGACAGCGGCATCAACGATGGCGGCGCCGGCATGGCCGCAGCCTTGGGCGTGAAGCTGCTCGACCGGAAGGGCAAACCGCTTGCGCCCGGCGGTGCGGCACTGGCGTCGCTGGCGCGCATCGACATTTCGGGCCGCGATCCGCGCCTCGCCGAGGTTCGCATCGACGCGGCCGTCAACTGGCACAATGTGCTGCTCGGCGCACGCGGCGTTGCCCGTGTCTTCGGGCCGCAGAAGGGCGCAACGCCGGAGCAGGTGGAACTGCTCGCGGCTGCGATGGAGACCTATGCCGCAGCCATCGAGACGGCAACCGGTATCGCGGTCGGCGACGTAGCGGGAGCGGGCGCGTCCGGTGGTCTCGGGGCGGCGGTCATGGGGCTGCTCGGCGGCGCGCTGCATCCGCGCTACGACATCGTGATGCGCTATCTCGATCTCGACAGCATGATCGCCAGGGCCGATCTGGTGATCACCGCCGAAGGCAGCCTCGACGGGCAGACGCCGTTCGGCAAGGTGCCGGCCGAGGTCGGGCACAGGGCGAAGGAGGCGGGCCGCCCCGTGATCGCTCTCGCCGGTACGATTGGCAAGGGCGTGACCCTCAATTTCGAGCACGGCATCGACGCTTTCGCCTCGATCCTGAAGGCGCCCTGCACCCTCGACGATGCCATCAACGCCGCGCCGAAACTGCTCGTTCGTGCGGCTGAAGATGCCGTGCGCATGGTGCGCGTCGGAATGCTGCTCAACGAACGCGGACTGGCTGCCTGA
- a CDS encoding SLC13 family permease yields MTISPVIASEKDLVTLNAAVAERIDGHMPVSQVRLLVGAMLVAFAAVLIFLAADGLVLPMRLSLMVFATTLICWTIFDLPETPVALAGAAALAVTGAVGEEAVYAALGNDIVWLMMAASVIAAVLQASGLVERLAFRLLARFRDVSRLFWVVTLTIFVTAFVIPSTSARAAIFMPVFLGLASTIGRPGVTRALALLFPSVILLSAAASLTGAGAHLVAVDFIRRSGGEAPGFLGWALLAAPFALLTSLLACGLILRFFLDDADRNSRFDLPAAPTEKPPFSARDKAILAVTAAIVAALATSDLHGIALPVVALVGALVLASEKISGMPFRKALKGVEWNLLLFLAGTLVIGEALLSTGTATELADRLIGAFGQIGKPPAWLVVLLAIAVATFAHIVLASRTARATVLIPAVALPLAGFGVSPASLIMVTAIGSGFCQTLMVSAKPVALFGGMEPPAFSPSDLLRLALMLALPFIALLALFALVIWPAVGLET; encoded by the coding sequence ATGACCATCAGCCCGGTGATCGCTTCGGAAAAAGACCTCGTCACCCTGAACGCGGCGGTAGCCGAACGCATTGACGGCCATATGCCGGTGAGTCAGGTGCGCCTGCTCGTCGGCGCAATGCTCGTCGCCTTTGCCGCCGTCCTGATCTTTCTCGCGGCCGACGGCCTGGTGCTGCCGATGCGCCTTTCGCTGATGGTGTTTGCGACGACGCTGATCTGCTGGACGATCTTCGACCTGCCGGAAACGCCGGTGGCGCTTGCCGGGGCGGCGGCTTTGGCCGTGACCGGCGCCGTCGGCGAAGAGGCGGTTTATGCCGCGCTTGGCAACGACATCGTCTGGCTGATGATGGCGGCATCGGTGATCGCGGCGGTGCTGCAGGCATCTGGTCTCGTTGAGCGGCTCGCCTTCCGGCTGCTTGCCCGTTTCCGCGATGTCAGCCGGCTGTTCTGGGTGGTGACGCTGACGATCTTCGTGACTGCCTTCGTCATCCCCTCGACCTCGGCGCGGGCGGCGATCTTCATGCCGGTCTTCCTGGGGCTTGCCTCGACCATCGGCCGCCCTGGCGTCACCCGCGCGCTGGCCCTCCTGTTCCCGTCGGTGATCCTGCTTTCGGCGGCCGCCTCGCTGACCGGCGCTGGCGCCCATCTCGTTGCCGTCGATTTCATTCGCCGCAGCGGCGGTGAGGCGCCGGGTTTTCTCGGCTGGGCCTTGCTTGCCGCGCCCTTCGCGCTGCTGACGAGCCTCCTTGCCTGCGGCCTGATCCTGCGCTTCTTCCTCGACGATGCCGACCGGAACTCGCGCTTCGACCTGCCGGCCGCGCCTACGGAGAAACCTCCGTTTTCGGCGCGCGACAAGGCAATCCTTGCCGTGACCGCTGCGATCGTCGCAGCACTCGCGACCTCGGACCTGCACGGCATCGCGCTGCCGGTGGTGGCACTCGTCGGCGCTCTTGTCCTTGCGTCGGAAAAGATCTCCGGCATGCCGTTTCGCAAGGCGCTGAAGGGTGTCGAGTGGAACCTGCTTCTGTTTCTTGCCGGCACGCTCGTCATCGGCGAAGCGCTGCTGTCGACCGGCACGGCGACGGAACTTGCCGATCGCCTGATCGGTGCCTTCGGCCAGATCGGCAAGCCGCCGGCGTGGCTGGTCGTGCTTCTCGCCATTGCGGTCGCGACCTTTGCCCATATCGTCCTTGCCTCGCGAACGGCTCGCGCGACAGTGCTCATTCCGGCCGTTGCGCTGCCACTGGCGGGCTTCGGGGTCAGCCCCGCCAGCCTCATCATGGTCACAGCCATAGGTAGTGGCTTTTGCCAGACGCTGATGGTTTCGGCGAAGCCCGTAGCGCTGTTCGGAGGTATGGAACCACCCGCTTTCAGCCCTTCCGATCTCCTGCGCTTGGCCTTGATGCTGGCGCTCCCGTTCATCGCGTTGCTTGCCCTGTTCGCGCTTGTGATCTGGCCTGCAGTCGGGTTGGAAACATGA
- a CDS encoding pyridoxamine 5'-phosphate oxidase family protein, whose product MLIREMSRQECIDLVAENHIARLGCVRDGQPYVVPIQYAFAANRLYGFSMPGQKIDWMRATPRVCIQMDTATDRKDWRSVVIYGRYQELPDTKQWHRERMNAWSLLEQRVNWWEPGGLKPGDQAITGASPHLFFEIEIDEVTGRAATVG is encoded by the coding sequence ATGTTGATCAGGGAAATGTCGCGGCAGGAATGCATCGACCTCGTCGCCGAGAACCACATCGCCCGCCTCGGGTGCGTCCGGGATGGCCAGCCCTATGTCGTGCCCATCCAATATGCTTTTGCCGCCAACAGGCTCTACGGCTTTTCGATGCCCGGGCAGAAGATCGACTGGATGCGGGCCACTCCCCGCGTCTGCATTCAAATGGACACGGCAACGGACCGGAAGGACTGGCGAAGCGTCGTCATCTACGGCCGCTATCAGGAACTGCCGGATACGAAACAATGGCATCGCGAGCGCATGAACGCCTGGTCGCTTCTCGAACAGCGCGTGAACTGGTGGGAACCGGGCGGTCTGAAGCCCGGCGATCAGGCAATTACCGGCGCCTCGCCGCATCTCTTCTTCGAAATCGAGATCGATGAGGTGACCGGGCGGGCAGCCACTGTGGGTTGA
- a CDS encoding universal stress protein, translating to MTYKTILAVVGVDHSADDLRAAAQVCASANAHLSLLIVKLAASPPIGDFAAAISIDWLNERQREVDKLESCVASATDVLTREGISFSVETKYTEAAWADDEIGERARYADLTLVGDGLMLDPELRSRTIDGTLFNSARPVLVLPKGKPARLDPRTVVLAWNSRLEAARAVREALDLLKGAKIVHVTMVDPRSAYGKNGEEPGADIAGYLARHGVSVSVERLPSGGHRVDDVINRFASDVAADLIVMGAYGHSRMRERVFGGVTRSMLENAVVPVLMAH from the coding sequence ATGACATACAAGACAATTCTCGCCGTGGTCGGCGTCGATCATTCCGCAGACGATCTGCGTGCCGCGGCACAGGTCTGCGCTTCGGCAAACGCTCACCTCTCCCTGTTGATCGTCAAGCTCGCCGCTTCTCCGCCGATCGGCGATTTTGCCGCCGCCATCTCGATTGACTGGCTGAACGAACGTCAGCGCGAGGTCGACAAGCTCGAATCCTGCGTGGCAAGCGCAACCGACGTTCTCACCCGGGAAGGCATCTCGTTCAGCGTCGAAACGAAATACACCGAGGCTGCCTGGGCCGATGACGAGATCGGCGAGCGCGCACGCTATGCCGACCTGACGCTCGTGGGCGACGGCCTGATGCTGGACCCGGAGCTACGGTCGCGCACCATCGACGGGACGCTGTTCAACTCCGCGCGACCGGTCCTCGTCCTGCCCAAGGGCAAGCCCGCGCGGCTTGATCCGAGGACGGTGGTGCTTGCCTGGAACTCCCGGCTGGAAGCGGCCCGTGCGGTACGCGAAGCGCTCGACCTGCTGAAGGGCGCCAAGATCGTCCACGTGACGATGGTCGACCCGCGTTCCGCCTACGGCAAGAACGGCGAGGAACCCGGTGCCGATATCGCCGGCTACCTTGCCCGGCATGGCGTTTCGGTTTCCGTCGAGCGGCTGCCGAGCGGCGGGCATCGGGTCGATGACGTGATCAATCGCTTCGCTTCCGACGTGGCCGCCGATCTGATCGTCATGGGCGCCTATGGCCACTCCAGAATGCGTGAACGCGTCTTCGGCGGCGTCACCCGCTCGATGCTCGAAAACGCAGTGGTACCCGTGCTGATGGCCCATTGA
- a CDS encoding Gfo/Idh/MocA family protein: MTQLPKQTLRVGFVGSGFIAHFHLKSMIGVRNVEVTGVFSRKAENREKFANEVEALGLGSCRTHESLEALLTADDVDAVWILSPNYTRIDVMRSLHKAVKDGRSKVFAVACEKPLARTVAEAREMLSLAEDAGLNHGYLENQVFCTPVLRGKEIIWRRAATTTGRPYLARAAEEHSGPHEPWFWQGDKQGGGVLSDMMCHSVEVARYLLTAPGAPRNSLKIKAVNGTVANLKWTRPHYAEQLRNRFGNEVDYRNRPSEDFARATVTLEDQDGNELMIEATTSWAYVGAGLRIQLELLGPEYALEYNSLSTGLKIFMSREVKGSEGEDLVEKQNAEQGLMPVLEDEAGVYGYTDENRHMVECFRKGEKPLETFEDGLAVVEMLMGLYRSAEINATLNFPAPELEHYVPVVARRGA; this comes from the coding sequence ATGACACAGCTACCGAAGCAGACGCTGCGCGTGGGTTTCGTCGGATCGGGCTTCATCGCCCATTTCCATCTGAAATCGATGATCGGCGTGCGTAATGTCGAGGTCACCGGCGTCTTCAGCCGCAAGGCCGAGAACCGCGAGAAATTTGCAAATGAGGTCGAGGCGCTTGGTCTCGGCAGCTGCCGCACGCATGAAAGCCTGGAAGCGCTGCTGACCGCCGATGACGTCGACGCGGTCTGGATCCTTTCGCCCAACTACACCCGCATCGACGTCATGCGTTCGCTGCACAAGGCCGTCAAAGACGGCCGCAGCAAGGTCTTCGCCGTTGCCTGCGAAAAGCCGCTTGCCCGCACGGTTGCCGAAGCCCGCGAGATGCTGTCGCTGGCCGAGGATGCCGGCCTCAACCACGGTTATCTGGAAAACCAGGTTTTCTGCACGCCGGTGCTGCGTGGCAAGGAAATCATCTGGCGGCGCGCGGCGACGACCACCGGGCGCCCCTATCTGGCGCGCGCGGCCGAGGAACATTCCGGCCCGCACGAACCCTGGTTCTGGCAGGGCGACAAGCAGGGCGGCGGCGTGCTTTCGGACATGATGTGCCACAGCGTCGAGGTCGCGCGCTACCTGCTGACGGCGCCCGGTGCGCCGCGCAATTCGCTGAAGATCAAGGCGGTAAACGGCACCGTCGCCAACCTCAAATGGACGCGTCCCCACTATGCCGAACAACTGCGCAATCGCTTCGGCAACGAGGTCGATTATCGCAACCGGCCGTCCGAGGATTTTGCCCGCGCCACGGTGACGCTCGAAGACCAGGACGGCAACGAGCTGATGATCGAGGCGACCACCTCCTGGGCCTATGTCGGCGCCGGCTTGCGCATCCAGCTCGAATTGCTCGGACCGGAATATGCGCTCGAATACAATTCGCTCTCTACCGGCCTGAAGATCTTCATGTCGCGCGAGGTCAAGGGCTCGGAGGGCGAGGATCTCGTCGAAAAGCAGAATGCCGAGCAGGGCCTGATGCCGGTGCTCGAGGACGAGGCCGGCGTCTACGGCTATACCGACGAAAACCGCCACATGGTCGAGTGCTTCCGCAAGGGCGAAAAGCCGCTCGAAACCTTCGAGGACGGCCTTGCTGTCGTCGAGATGCTGATGGGGCTTTACCGGTCGGCAGAAATCAACGCGACGCTCAACTTCCCGGCGCCGGAGCTCGAACATTACGTGCCGGTCGTCGCGCGCCGGGGTGCCTGA
- a CDS encoding LacI family DNA-binding transcriptional regulator, which yields MSERPKIKDIAERAGVSVATVSRALSGSSLVTDETRQRINALARELNYRPNVSARNLRTRRSMSVLLVVRDVGNPFYLEILKGVEATAREAGYAVLMGNTENDPDREVEYFNMLRDGHADGMILMTGKLPPPEPGESADLSHLPVVIALEMIEGSGFPHVQIDNVAAAEAAVDHLIALGHRRIAHIAGPLPEVMALHRRDGYRAAMKAAGLAVPEGYEVRGDYLLESGEACASDLFALPEPPTAIFAANDEMAYGAIHALRRLGREVPGDVSVVGFDDLYLSKAFYPPLTTVSQPRADIGRTAMSQLLNVLSDGDVAAEPAIVLPTTLNIRGSTAPPRK from the coding sequence ATGAGCGAGCGGCCGAAGATCAAGGATATCGCAGAACGCGCCGGTGTCTCGGTTGCGACCGTTTCGCGGGCACTGAGCGGCTCGTCGCTGGTGACGGACGAGACACGCCAGCGCATCAACGCGCTGGCGCGCGAGCTCAACTACCGCCCGAATGTCAGCGCCCGCAACTTGCGAACGCGCCGGTCGATGTCGGTACTGCTTGTCGTGCGCGACGTCGGCAACCCCTTCTACCTCGAGATCCTGAAGGGCGTGGAGGCGACGGCGCGCGAGGCCGGTTACGCCGTCCTCATGGGCAACACCGAGAACGACCCGGACCGCGAGGTCGAGTATTTCAACATGCTGCGCGACGGCCATGCCGACGGCATGATCCTGATGACCGGCAAGCTGCCGCCGCCTGAGCCGGGCGAAAGCGCCGATCTCTCGCATCTGCCTGTCGTTATCGCGCTCGAAATGATCGAGGGGTCCGGCTTCCCGCATGTGCAAATCGACAACGTCGCCGCCGCTGAGGCTGCGGTCGACCATCTGATCGCGCTCGGCCATCGCCGCATCGCCCATATCGCTGGTCCCCTGCCGGAGGTCATGGCGCTCCACCGCCGCGACGGCTACCGGGCCGCCATGAAAGCGGCCGGCCTTGCGGTCCCCGAGGGGTACGAGGTGCGCGGCGACTACCTGCTCGAAAGCGGCGAGGCCTGCGCCTCGGACCTTTTCGCCCTGCCGGAGCCGCCGACCGCGATTTTCGCCGCCAACGACGAGATGGCCTACGGCGCAATCCATGCGCTACGGCGGCTTGGCCGCGAGGTGCCCGGCGACGTCTCGGTCGTCGGCTTCGACGATCTCTATCTCAGCAAGGCCTTCTATCCGCCGCTGACGACCGTCAGCCAGCCGCGCGCCGACATCGGTCGCACGGCGATGTCGCAGCTTCTCAACGTCCTCTCGGATGGTGACGTCGCCGCAGAGCCGGCCATCGTCCTGCCGACCACGCTCAACATCCGTGGCAGCACCGCGCCGCCACGTAAATAG
- a CDS encoding ABC transporter permease: MSSVTSFFKQPLVVALILIVALLYLGQSLSPGFASADQILRLLIVASLLGIVAAGQNVVILGGREGIDLSVGGVVSLSAIIAGNVMNGADGGILPAVLACLAAGAFFGLLNGLGVTLLRIPPLVMTLGMLGVLQGLLVVIRQGIPSGRAAPGLSAFVTQPLALGIPGIIWLWIVIGLFMAFMLNRTVFGHRIYAIGSNEHAAYMAGVPVRLMRIGLFMISGMFAAIAGLCLLGYSGSSFANVGEQYMLSSIIAVVFGGTSLAGGKGGYTGTMAGALLLVILQGILTTVNIDESGRQMVFGATLLLLMLFYGRGRAMRA, encoded by the coding sequence ATGAGCTCGGTTACGTCGTTCTTCAAACAGCCGCTGGTCGTGGCGCTCATCCTCATCGTCGCGCTGCTCTATCTTGGCCAAAGCCTGTCGCCGGGGTTTGCCTCGGCCGATCAGATCCTCCGGCTCTTGATCGTCGCCTCGCTGCTCGGCATCGTCGCCGCCGGCCAGAACGTCGTCATTCTCGGCGGCCGCGAGGGCATCGACCTCTCCGTCGGCGGCGTCGTGTCGCTCTCGGCGATCATCGCCGGCAATGTCATGAACGGTGCCGATGGCGGCATCCTGCCGGCGGTGCTCGCCTGCCTGGCGGCCGGCGCCTTCTTCGGCCTTTTGAACGGCCTCGGCGTCACGCTTCTGCGCATCCCGCCGCTGGTGATGACACTCGGCATGCTGGGCGTGCTGCAGGGCCTGCTGGTGGTCATCCGCCAGGGCATTCCCTCGGGTCGCGCCGCGCCCGGCCTCTCCGCCTTCGTGACCCAGCCGCTGGCGCTCGGCATTCCCGGCATCATCTGGCTCTGGATCGTGATCGGCCTGTTCATGGCCTTCATGCTGAACCGCACCGTCTTCGGTCATCGGATCTACGCGATCGGCTCCAACGAGCACGCGGCCTATATGGCCGGCGTGCCGGTTCGGCTCATGCGCATCGGTCTCTTCATGATCTCGGGCATGTTCGCCGCGATCGCCGGGCTCTGCCTGCTCGGTTATTCCGGATCGTCTTTCGCCAATGTCGGCGAGCAATACATGCTGTCGTCGATCATCGCGGTCGTCTTTGGCGGCACGTCGCTTGCCGGTGGCAAGGGCGGTTACACCGGGACCATGGCCGGCGCGCTGCTGCTTGTCATCCTCCAGGGCATCCTGACGACGGTGAACATCGACGAGTCCGGCCGTCAGATGGTGTTCGGCGCGACGCTGCTGCTGCTCATGCTGTTCTACGGCCGCGGGAGGGCGATGCGCGCATGA
- a CDS encoding ABC transporter permease, with translation MTSTATDISSPRSGGLRSWLERYPFLPALVILIVLLALNGLFSPNSLSYRSLTGLLSTYMALIMLAIAQTYVVSAGDIDLSAGATLSLVNVAIVVLMERWGGGAGAVLLALALGVLIGLACGLVNGLVVAALRLQAIVATFATSIFFTGLALYVMPVAGTPAPALFWRTYGGRLLGLPFVFYVLAALAVLLYFLSRTRIVTELLAVGDDQQAAYQTGLPVVAVRIKGYLLCGLFSALAAFCLTGDTASGDPLVGGKMTLYSVAAVVLGGSALAGGWTTVVGSLLGALTIGLVNSLVFFMGTPSEWQNFVQGLAILIVLMAGVLAGRRARA, from the coding sequence ATGACATCGACCGCGACAGACATTTCCTCTCCAAGGAGCGGTGGGCTGCGCTCCTGGCTCGAGCGCTACCCCTTCCTGCCGGCACTGGTCATCCTCATCGTGCTGCTGGCGCTGAACGGCCTCTTTTCGCCCAACAGCCTGAGCTACCGCTCGCTGACGGGTCTGCTCAGCACCTATATGGCGCTGATCATGCTGGCGATCGCGCAGACCTATGTCGTCTCCGCCGGCGATATCGATCTTTCCGCCGGCGCGACGCTGTCGCTGGTCAATGTCGCGATCGTCGTCCTGATGGAGCGCTGGGGCGGCGGCGCCGGTGCCGTGCTGCTCGCACTTGCGCTCGGCGTCCTCATCGGACTTGCCTGCGGGCTGGTCAACGGACTGGTCGTCGCAGCACTTCGGCTGCAGGCGATCGTCGCCACCTTTGCGACCAGCATCTTCTTCACCGGGCTGGCGCTCTATGTCATGCCCGTTGCCGGTACGCCGGCGCCGGCACTGTTCTGGCGCACCTATGGCGGCCGCCTCTTGGGCCTGCCCTTCGTCTTCTACGTGCTCGCGGCGCTGGCTGTCCTGCTTTACTTCCTGTCGCGCACGCGCATCGTCACCGAACTGCTGGCCGTCGGTGACGACCAGCAGGCCGCCTATCAGACCGGGCTTCCGGTCGTCGCCGTCCGCATCAAGGGCTACCTTCTGTGCGGACTGTTCTCGGCGCTTGCCGCTTTCTGCCTCACGGGTGATACAGCGAGCGGCGATCCGCTGGTCGGCGGCAAGATGACGCTCTACAGCGTCGCCGCCGTCGTGCTTGGCGGCAGTGCGCTTGCCGGCGGCTGGACGACGGTGGTCGGCTCTCTGCTCGGCGCCCTGACGATCGGCCTCGTCAATTCCCTGGTCTTCTTCATGGGCACGCCGTCGGAATGGCAGAACTTCGTCCAGGGCCTCGCCATTCTGATCGTCTTGATGGCCGGCGTGCTCGCCGGTCGGAGGGCACGCGCATGA
- a CDS encoding sugar ABC transporter ATP-binding protein — MSKLRLNGVSKAYGATLALRRGDLEIAAGEVHVLMGSNGSGKSTLCKIIAGSVRPDGGQILINDKRVTISGPQAARAAGIGIFYQELSLASHRSVEENICLSALPVKAGLFIDRAAMKARAARYIALFSEVSGEGFHAEALVGNLRADQRQLVEIMKALASEAPILIFDEPTSALDRAQVDRFFEILRDLKGQGRGIIFISHRMDEITAIGDRVTIIRDGETIETLKLSETDPATVIRLMVGGASDMPAARSSAPAVVETGAQTAISVRSLSGKGFRDVSFEVAKGEILGLGGLHGQGQSALLRAIFGASTVSSGEVTIGGERYDAKSPRDAIRRGCAYVSGDRGRDGVISGRPIIENVTPIHYLRDRLMLARPSSLKNKAMPALEAMHTKFASLFHPINSLSGGNQQKVIIARWLIDRPDVLLLDDPTKGIDLQAKADLFALIRQLAAEGLGILLYSSEDAELLGNANRILVFNGGSVTRELIGDDRTRYNLYQAAYEAA, encoded by the coding sequence ATGTCGAAACTGAGACTGAACGGCGTGAGCAAGGCTTACGGCGCAACGCTGGCGCTACGCCGCGGCGACCTTGAGATCGCTGCCGGCGAAGTGCATGTGCTGATGGGCTCCAACGGCTCCGGCAAGAGCACGCTGTGCAAGATCATCGCCGGCAGCGTGCGGCCGGATGGCGGCCAGATCCTGATCAACGACAAGCGCGTGACGATCTCCGGGCCGCAAGCCGCACGCGCCGCCGGCATCGGCATTTTCTACCAGGAACTCAGCCTCGCCAGCCACCGGTCGGTCGAGGAAAACATCTGCCTTTCCGCCCTGCCGGTGAAGGCCGGCCTCTTCATCGACCGGGCGGCAATGAAGGCGCGCGCGGCGCGCTACATCGCCTTGTTCTCGGAGGTCTCCGGCGAAGGTTTCCACGCGGAGGCCCTGGTCGGCAATCTCCGGGCGGACCAGCGGCAACTGGTGGAGATCATGAAGGCGCTCGCCAGCGAAGCGCCGATCCTGATCTTCGACGAGCCGACCTCCGCACTTGACCGCGCCCAGGTCGATCGCTTCTTCGAGATCCTGCGCGATCTCAAAGGCCAGGGTCGCGGCATCATCTTCATCTCGCACCGCATGGACGAAATCACCGCGATCGGCGATCGCGTGACGATCATCCGCGACGGCGAGACCATCGAGACGTTGAAACTCTCCGAGACCGACCCGGCAACGGTCATCCGGCTGATGGTCGGCGGCGCCAGCGACATGCCGGCTGCAAGGTCATCGGCACCAGCGGTGGTGGAAACTGGCGCGCAGACGGCGATCTCCGTACGTAGCCTCTCGGGCAAGGGCTTTCGCGATGTCAGCTTCGAGGTGGCAAAGGGCGAGATCCTCGGGCTCGGCGGGCTGCACGGGCAGGGGCAATCGGCGCTGCTGCGGGCCATCTTCGGCGCAAGCACCGTTTCATCCGGCGAGGTGACGATCGGCGGCGAACGCTATGATGCCAAAAGCCCGCGCGACGCCATTCGCCGTGGCTGCGCCTATGTCTCCGGCGACCGCGGTCGCGACGGCGTCATCAGCGGCCGTCCGATCATAGAGAACGTCACGCCGATCCATTATCTTCGCGACCGGCTGATGCTCGCGCGGCCCTCGAGCCTCAAAAACAAGGCGATGCCGGCGCTCGAAGCGATGCACACCAAGTTTGCGAGCCTCTTCCATCCGATCAATTCGCTTTCCGGCGGCAACCAGCAGAAAGTGATCATCGCCCGATGGCTGATCGATCGGCCCGACGTGCTGCTGCTCGACGACCCAACCAAGGGCATCGACCTCCAGGCCAAGGCCGATCTCTTTGCGCTCATTCGCCAGCTTGCGGCCGAAGGCCTCGGCATCCTGCTCTATTCGTCCGAGGACGCCGAGCTGCTCGGCAACGCCAACCGTATCCTCGTCTTCAACGGCGGCTCGGTGACACGCGAGCTGATCGGTGACGATCGCACCCGCTACAATCTCTACCAGGCTGCATACGAGGCCGCATGA
- a CDS encoding ABC transporter substrate-binding protein: MKKFIAAALGAVATIAISASFANAETFKIGLSNGWVGSEWRTQMIDEAKEAAAKWKEKGVDVEVSVQSANVDVPGQIAHVRNFIAEGVNAIIINPNSPTAFDPIFAQAKEAGILVIATDAEVSSPDATYVGIDQTAWGAAGAKWLADTLGGKGKVVAINGVAGHPANEMRVAGYKSVFKDYPDLQVVNEVNANWDQAQGQQAMQNILATYPDINGVVVQDGMAAGAWKSIMDAGKTSQIAATGEIRKDFIDLWVKDKLNSGATVNPPGVMASALNVAVLMLQGKELKEPATAGQYKNAMYLPIPFIDSKNLGDAAKQLDGKPGYYSYTNALSIDDATALFK; encoded by the coding sequence ATGAAGAAATTTATCGCCGCAGCGCTTGGCGCTGTCGCAACCATTGCCATTTCCGCTTCTTTCGCCAATGCCGAGACCTTCAAGATCGGCCTGTCCAACGGCTGGGTCGGCAGCGAATGGCGCACGCAGATGATCGACGAGGCCAAGGAGGCCGCGGCGAAGTGGAAGGAGAAGGGCGTCGACGTCGAAGTCTCCGTCCAGAGTGCCAATGTCGACGTACCCGGGCAGATCGCGCATGTGCGCAACTTCATCGCCGAAGGCGTTAACGCCATCATCATCAACCCCAACAGCCCGACGGCCTTCGATCCGATCTTCGCCCAGGCGAAGGAAGCCGGCATCCTGGTGATCGCGACGGACGCTGAGGTTTCCTCGCCGGATGCGACCTATGTCGGCATCGACCAGACGGCCTGGGGCGCCGCCGGCGCCAAGTGGCTGGCTGACACGCTCGGCGGCAAGGGCAAGGTGGTCGCCATCAACGGCGTCGCCGGCCATCCGGCCAACGAAATGCGCGTTGCCGGCTACAAGAGCGTCTTCAAGGATTATCCAGATCTGCAGGTGGTCAACGAGGTCAACGCCAACTGGGATCAGGCCCAGGGCCAGCAAGCGATGCAGAACATTCTTGCGACCTATCCTGATATCAACGGCGTCGTCGTGCAGGACGGCATGGCGGCTGGCGCCTGGAAGTCGATCATGGATGCGGGCAAGACCAGCCAGATCGCCGCAACCGGCGAAATCCGCAAGGATTTCATCGATCTCTGGGTCAAGGACAAGCTGAATTCCGGCGCGACCGTCAACCCGCCGGGCGTCATGGCAAGCGCGCTCAACGTCGCGGTGCTGATGCTGCAGGGCAAGGAACTGAAGGAGCCGGCAACGGCTGGCCAGTACAAGAACGCCATGTATCTGCCGATCCCGTTCATCGACAGCAAGAACCTCGGCGACGCCGCCAAGCAGCTCGACGGCAAGCCGGGCTACTACTCCTACACCAACGCGCTTTCGATCGACGACGCCACGGCGTTGTTCAAGTAA